A genomic region of Papaver somniferum cultivar HN1 chromosome 7, ASM357369v1, whole genome shotgun sequence contains the following coding sequences:
- the LOC113296838 gene encoding pentatricopeptide repeat-containing protein At5g02860-like, producing the protein MADKLALPLLLPGPPPTKPIFQDQCQPNPTTASPFTPLLQEILLQNPNSTKTPKLKNPYSDNLSSPPSPYLLRKRTRIGKSGDRNRGKPWTSEQLSVQGQKILETLISTENNDVNEILDTYHHEKDEKFHLESLSFDLLSIIKALGFHKKCELALGVFEWMRNHKDSEFLLKGSVVAVIIRILGREGMVTKAASLLLSFSKEGVTIDVYAYTSMITSCSNNGKYREAVSVFKKMEEEGCQPTLITYNVILNVYGKMGVPWSKIMDVVDGMKKQGVLPDSYTYNTLISCCRRGSLYEEAVAVFEEMKSAGFTPDKVTYNTLLDVFGKSRRPTEAMKVLREMEVNGFSPSTVTYNALISAYAKDGLLDEALELKSLMVEKGIQPDVFTYTTLLSGFERAGKDEYAVRVFDEMKRDGCKPNICTFNALIKMHGKRGKFTEMMKVFEEIWACDCTPDIVTWNTLLAVFGQNGMDTEVSGVFKEMKRAGFVPERDTFNTLISAYSRCSSFDQAMSVYKMMLSAGVTPDLTTYNTVLSALARGGLWEQSEKILAEMKDGDHCKPNELTYCSLLHAYANGKEIERMRALAEEIYSGVIDSNAVLLKTLILVSSKSNLLSEMERAFTELRRKGFSLDISTLNAMFSIYGRRHMVAKANEVLNHMMESGFTPSITTYNSLMDIYCRSGNPERAEDVLKEIKAKELVPDLVSYNILIFGYARKGRMQDASRILSELTNSGLSPDLITYNSFVSCYAAHSMFAEAIDVIQYMIKHGRRPNQTTYNSIIDWYCKLGRKDEAITFVTNLRKLDPHVSSSEESRLSARIKAKQLQKAGA; encoded by the coding sequence ATGGCAGATAAACTGGCTCTTCCACTTCTTTTACCAGGTCCACCACCAACCAAACCCATTTTTCAAGACCAGTGCCAACCCAATCCAACTACCGCTTCTCCATTTACACCTCTTCTTCAAGAAATTCTTCTCCAAAATCCTAATTCTACTAAAACCCCTAAATTAAAAAACCCTTACTCGGATAAtctttcttctccaccttctccTTACTTGCTCAGAAAAAGAACTCGTATTGGTAAATCAGGTGACCGGAATAGAGGAAAGCCATGGACTTCTGAGCAATTATCTGTTCAAGGTCAGAAAATTCTTGAAACTTTAATTAGTACTGAAAACAATGATGTCAATGAAATTCTTGATACTTATCACCATGAAAAAGATGAGAAATTTCATTTAGAATCTTTATCTTTTGATTTATTAAGTATAATTAAAGCTCTAGGGTTTCATAAGAAATGTGAATTGGCTTTGGGTGTTTTTGAATGGATGAGGAATCATAAAGATTCTGAATTCCTATTGAAAGGTTCAGTTGTGGCTGTTATTATCCGAATTCTTGGTAGAGAAGGTATGGTTACTAAAGCTGCTTCTCTGCTTCTAAGTTTCAGTAAAGAGGGCGTTACGATTGATGTTTATGCGTATACATCGATGATAACTAGCTGTTCGAATAATGGGAAATATAGAGAGGCTGTATCTGTTTTTAAGAAAATGGAAGAAGAAGGTTGTCAGCCTACTTTAATAACGTATAATGTCATTCTTAATGTGTATGGAAAGATGGGTGTGCCGTGGAGTAAGATTATGGATGTTGTCGATGGGATGAAGAAGCAGGGTGTGCTTCCGGATTCGTACACGTATAATACTCTAATAAGTTGTTGTAGACGCGGGTCTTTATATGAAGAAGCTGTGGCTGTGTTTGAAGAGATGAAGTCAGCTGGTTTTACTCCCGATAAGGTTACTTATAACACACTTTTAGATGTGTTTGGGAAGTCTAGAAGACCTACAGAAGCTATGAAGGTTTTGCGAGAGATGGAGGTGAATGGGTTTTCTCCTTCCACTGTGACGTACAATGCATTGATTTCAGCATACGCTAAAGATGGGCTCTTGGATGAGGCGTTGGAGCTTAAATCGCTAATGGTGGAAAAAGGGATTCAACCTGATGTGTTTACTTACACCACTTTGTTGTCGGGATTTGAAAGAGCTGGGAAGGATGAGTATGCAGTGAGAGTTTTTGACGAAATGAAAAGAGATGGTTGTAAACCAAACATCTGTACATTCAATGCCCTCATTAAAATGCATGGGAAACGCGGAAAGTTTACTGAGATGATGAAGGTATTTGAAGAAATTTGGGCTTGCGATTGCACCCCAGATATTGTTACTTGGAATACATTATTGGCTGTTTTTGGTCAAAATGGTATGGATACAGAGGTTTCTGGAGTTTTCAAGGAAATGAAGCGGGCTGGATTTGTACCTGAGAGGGATACGTTCAATACTTTGATCAGTGCTTATAGTCGGTGTTCTTCGTTTGACCAAGCCATGTCTGTTTACAAGATGATGCTGTCTGCAGGAGTCACTCCTGACCTTACCACATATAACACTGTTTTATCTGCATTGGCTCGTGGAGGACTTTGGGAACAATCTGAGAAAATACTTGCTGAAATGAAAGACGGTGATCACTGTAAACCAAATGAACTCACTTACTGCTCTTTGCTACATGCCTATGCCAACGGTAAGGAGATTGAACGGATGCGTGCTCTTGCAGAAGAGATATATTCTGGTGTAATTGATTCCAATGCTGTGCTCTTGAAAACCCTCATTTTGGTTAGCAGTAAGAGTAATCTTCTATCGGAAATGGAACGAGCTTTCACAGAGTTGAGAAGAAAAGGATTTTCACTCGACATATCTACTCTGAATGCCATGTTCTCCATCTATGGCAGAAGGCATATGGTTGCAAAAGCAAATGAAGTTTTGAATCACATGATGGAGAGTGGTTTCACACCTAGCATAACAACGTACAATAGCTTGATGGATATATATTGCCGGTCAGGAAACCCTGAAAGAGCAGAAGACGTTCTCAAGGAAATAAAAGCAAAAGAGTTAGTCCCTGATCTAGTTTCTTATAACATTCTTATATTTGGGTACGCCAGGAAAGGTCGAATGCAGGATGCGTCCCGGATATTATCGGAACTGACAAACTCAGGTCTAAGTCCTGATTTAATCACTTACAACTCCTTTGTTTCATGTTATGCTGCTCACTCAATGTTTGCAGAGGCCATCGATGTTATCCAGTATATGATCAAACATGGTCGTAGACCAAACCAAACAACTTATAACTCCATCATTGATTGGTATTGTAAGCTTGGTAGAAAAGATGAAGCTATCACTTTCGTTACTAACCTTCGCAAGCTTGATCCGCATGTTTCCAGCAGCGAAGAATCTCGATTATCTGCACGTATAAAAGCAAAACAGTTACAGAAGGCAGGGGCTTAA